The window AATATGGGCATGTAATGGCGGAACCTGAGGCATACGTGCCACCGGGTAGTCGTGAAAATTGCCCTGTACAATCGCGCCGTCGCGCACGGTGATCTCGCTGATCGCCAGACTCAAGCCCATAATCATCGCGCCTTCCATCTGGGATTTCACTCTGTCTGGCGTAATGACGGTCCCGGTGTCGATCGCTGTGTGCATTTCCAGCACGGTCAGTTTTTTGCCAACCACTCGAACTTTGGTCGCTGCGGCAACATAGGAATTGAAACTGGTGGCATAAGCAATGCCCCAGCCCTCGTTGTCCGCCGCCGCTTTATCGGCGCCAGACAAGCGCACCACTTCGCGAATAACATGCTTCATGCGTGCTGTTTTCAGCGCGTACTGGGGTTTGGGGTTTTGCCCGTAGTTGCTCCAGCCCTCAAATCCCTCGGCACCAGGGTCTACAGTGCGGTCTTCACCAATTAGGTTGTACCACATTTGCGCTGTCGAAATTCCGGCCTTTTCCGCCAGCTCATCCACAAAGCACCCCCGGGCAAAGGCATTGTGAATGTTTTGCACCGCGCGGAACCAGCCAATGCGCAAATGGGTTTTGACCTTGTTGGTTTCGCAGCTAAGGTTATCGAGCTGGAAGGGCAGGTCGGCAAAGTTCTGCGACAGATTACCGGTGTCCGGCTGGTCAGTTTCAGGGTTAAAAATCCAGCCGATCTGCGGATGTAACACCCGCTGAACCCAGAAGTCCGCACTCTTTTTCGGCGTCACTTCTGCTTTAAAATAGTTCGCCGCTATGGAATGGTAGAAGCCATGTTTGACGTCATCTTCCCGCGTCCAGACCACTTTCACTGGTTTGCCAGTTGCCTTGGTCAGCTCGACGGCCTCGATTGCGAAATCGTTTTTACCTTTGCGACCGAATGCGCCCCCCATGAGCACCTGATTAAATTCCACCCGGCCGGTGTCTTTTTTCGGGTCCCAGCCCAGTTCCTGACAAATCAGCGCCTGTCCCCACTGCGGGGTCTGGCTGCCCGTCCACACCACACACTTATCGCCCTCAAGCCAGGCCGTGGCGGATGGGGTTTCCATCATCATATGGTGGTGATAAGGCACAACGTAAGTCGCTTCAACCGTATTAGCGGCGTCGTACTTGTGAGCGTAGACATCGCCAGCGGCACGCACGGCAATGCCTTGCTTTTCAACGCCAGCAATCAGCTCTTGCGTGTAGCTGTCGGTATTATGGCTCGCGTTCGGGCCCAGATCCCAGGTCACCTTTAATTTTTTGCGGCCTTCATGAGCGGCCCAGGTATTAGTTGCCAGTACCGCTACACCACCCACCGGGCGAGTATTCATCGGCGCACCGCGATCTTTGAGGCGCACCACATCCACCACCCCAGGCACCTTCTTCGCTTCGCTGGCGTCGAAACTTTTCACCTTGCCCAGCACCACGGGCGGTCGCTCAATACTGGCGACCAGCATGCCTTCGCGCTGAATATCTTGTGCGTACTTGGCACGGCCGGTAACGATCTGGTCTTGAAAGCGAATGCCAAAATCTTTGCCGATATATTTGAAATCCGCTGGATTTTTCAGGGTAACGGATTCGGCATCCGGTACCGGCAATTTCGCCGCTTTTGCCGCGAGTTCACCGAAACCCAGTGTTTTACCCGATACTTTATGCACCACCCCGTGGTCTTTCGCTGCGACCTCGCTAACGGCCACACCCCACTGCTCGGCGGCGGCCTGCTTGAGCATTTCGCGCGCCACCGCACCGGCGCGGCGAATATCCTCGTAGTACTCGCGAATCGACGCGGAACCGCCCGTGCTCTGATCGCCAAAGCCGCTGTTGCCCGGCGCCAGCACCACC of the Teredinibacter turnerae T7901 genome contains:
- a CDS encoding xanthine dehydrogenase family protein molybdopterin-binding subunit — encoded protein: MVNVVQLDRRRLFKTTGLIGGALVLGVQPSLGAAAPATMGSALTLFVSIATDGRVTIASHRAEMGQGISTSTPQMIADELEADWDKVEVVLAPGNSGFGDQSTGGSASIREYYEDIRRAGAVAREMLKQAAAEQWGVAVSEVAAKDHGVVHKVSGKTLGFGELAAKAAKLPVPDAESVTLKNPADFKYIGKDFGIRFQDQIVTGRAKYAQDIQREGMLVASIERPPVVLGKVKSFDASEAKKVPGVVDVVRLKDRGAPMNTRPVGGVAVLATNTWAAHEGRKKLKVTWDLGPNASHNTDSYTQELIAGVEKQGIAVRAAGDVYAHKYDAANTVEATYVVPYHHHMMMETPSATAWLEGDKCVVWTGSQTPQWGQALICQELGWDPKKDTGRVEFNQVLMGGAFGRKGKNDFAIEAVELTKATGKPVKVVWTREDDVKHGFYHSIAANYFKAEVTPKKSADFWVQRVLHPQIGWIFNPETDQPDTGNLSQNFADLPFQLDNLSCETNKVKTHLRIGWFRAVQNIHNAFARGCFVDELAEKAGISTAQMWYNLIGEDRTVDPGAEGFEGWSNYGQNPKPQYALKTARMKHVIREVVRLSGADKAAADNEGWGIAYATSFNSYVAAATKVRVVGKKLTVLEMHTAIDTGTVITPDRVKSQMEGAMIMGLSLAISEITVRDGAIVQGNFHDYPVARMPQVPPLHAHIIASDEAPGGVGEPGLPPVLPSLVNAIYHASGRRLRHMPVTRELEV